One window from the genome of Streptomyces sp. NBC_00708 encodes:
- a CDS encoding phage holin family protein: MSDPGNYAGSADRSLGQLVASATAELSALVHDEIALAKAEVRQDVKRGVIGSVAFIVTGVLVLFSIPVLSFAAAYGIHNLGLGLAWSFLIVGGAFILLGVLLALFGYAKFKKVKPPEKSIASAKQTAAVLQGVKPHPRPETAADAILPLGGSTRADRAIESAPVQDKASAVARSST, from the coding sequence ATGAGCGACCCCGGCAATTACGCGGGCAGCGCCGACCGCAGTCTCGGCCAGCTGGTCGCGTCGGCGACGGCCGAACTGTCGGCGCTGGTGCACGACGAAATCGCCCTGGCCAAGGCCGAGGTGCGGCAGGACGTCAAGCGCGGCGTCATCGGCAGCGTGGCCTTCATCGTCACGGGCGTGCTGGTCCTGTTCTCGATCCCGGTGCTGAGCTTCGCAGCCGCGTACGGCATCCACAATCTGGGGCTGGGCCTCGCCTGGTCGTTCCTGATCGTGGGCGGCGCGTTCATCCTGCTGGGCGTCCTGCTCGCACTGTTCGGCTACGCCAAGTTCAAGAAGGTCAAGCCGCCGGAGAAGTCCATCGCGTCCGCCAAGCAGACCGCCGCGGTCCTTCAGGGCGTCAAGCCGCACCCCCGTCCGGAGACCGCCGCCGACGCGATCCTTCCGCTGGGCGGCAGCACCCGCGCGGACCGGGCGATCGAGAGCGCACCGGTCCAGGACAAGGCGTCGGCTGTGGCACGCTCGTCCACATGA
- the nhaA gene encoding Na+/H+ antiporter NhaA, protein MATPTPAPTGPRRTFLGRLPLPERNYVADALRTETVGGVILLAAAVAALVWANTAGSSYSAVSNFHVGPGPLGLHLSVAHWAADGLLAVFFFVAGVELKRELVAGELRDPRAAALPVAAALCGMAVPAGVYTLVNVLGDGSTAGWAVPTATDIAFALAVLAVIGTSLPAALRAFLLTLAVVDDLFAILIIAVFFTEDIDFLALGGAFLGLGLFHLLLRLGVRGWYVYVPLAVVVWGLMYNSGVHATIAGVAMGLMLRCTRREGEEHSPGERIEHLVHPLSAGFAVPVFALFSAGVSLSGGALAGVFDRPETLGVVLGLVVGKTIGVFGGTWLTTRLTRAELNKELAWADVFAIAALAGIGFTVSLLIGELAFAGDDDMINEIKASVLLGSLIAAVLSGVLLKLRVRRYRALSDAEELDEDGSGVPDVYEQDDPAYHLRMAALYEGKAAEHRRLARLAGAASSKPDSPA, encoded by the coding sequence GTGGCCACGCCCACTCCCGCACCCACCGGCCCCCGCCGCACCTTCCTGGGGCGGCTGCCGCTCCCCGAGCGCAACTATGTCGCCGACGCCCTGCGTACGGAGACCGTCGGTGGCGTCATCCTGCTGGCCGCCGCCGTGGCCGCGCTGGTGTGGGCCAACACAGCGGGTTCGAGCTACTCGGCCGTCAGCAACTTCCACGTCGGGCCCGGACCCCTCGGGCTGCACCTCTCCGTGGCGCACTGGGCCGCCGACGGGCTGCTCGCGGTCTTCTTCTTCGTCGCGGGCGTCGAACTCAAACGCGAACTCGTGGCAGGTGAGTTGCGCGATCCCAGGGCCGCCGCGCTCCCCGTGGCTGCCGCGCTCTGCGGCATGGCCGTGCCGGCGGGCGTCTACACACTGGTGAACGTCCTCGGCGACGGTTCCACGGCCGGCTGGGCGGTTCCCACCGCCACCGACATCGCCTTCGCGCTCGCCGTGCTCGCCGTCATCGGCACCTCACTGCCGGCCGCGCTCCGGGCCTTCCTGCTGACGCTCGCCGTCGTGGACGACCTCTTCGCGATCCTGATCATCGCCGTCTTCTTCACCGAGGACATCGACTTCCTCGCGCTCGGCGGCGCCTTCCTCGGCCTGGGCCTCTTCCACCTGCTGCTCCGCCTCGGCGTGCGTGGCTGGTACGTCTACGTACCGCTCGCCGTGGTCGTCTGGGGACTGATGTACAACAGTGGCGTCCACGCCACCATCGCCGGCGTCGCCATGGGCCTGATGCTGCGCTGCACGCGGCGCGAGGGCGAGGAGCACTCGCCCGGGGAACGCATCGAGCACCTGGTGCACCCCCTGTCGGCGGGCTTCGCCGTTCCGGTCTTCGCGCTCTTCTCCGCCGGGGTCTCCCTCTCCGGCGGCGCGCTGGCCGGTGTGTTCGACCGGCCCGAGACGCTCGGAGTGGTCCTGGGACTCGTCGTCGGCAAGACGATCGGTGTCTTCGGCGGTACGTGGCTGACCACCCGGCTCACCAGAGCCGAGCTGAACAAGGAGCTGGCCTGGGCGGACGTCTTCGCGATCGCCGCACTCGCCGGTATCGGCTTCACCGTGTCGCTGCTGATCGGGGAGCTCGCCTTCGCCGGTGACGACGACATGATCAACGAGATCAAGGCGTCGGTTCTGCTCGGCTCCCTGATTGCCGCCGTACTCTCCGGTGTACTGCTCAAACTCCGGGTACGCAGATACAGGGCGCTGTCCGACGCCGAGGAACTCGACGAGGACGGTTCCGGAGTGCCGGACGTCTACGAACAGGACGACCCGGCGTACCACCTGAGGATGGCCGCGCTCTACGAGGGGAAGGCGGCCGAGCACCGCCGCCTTGCCCGACTGGCGGGGGCAGCGAGCAGCAAGCCGGACAGTCCGGCATGA
- the nth gene encoding endonuclease III, which yields MGEQGAGNRKNLKKTAEGRSATAKTGTAGSGSARRAKPAVAEAAGTATAGAPKRKPGRPESHLAMVRRARRINRELAEVYPYAHPELDFRNPFELLVATVLSAQTTDLRVNQTTPALFAAYPTPEDMAAAVPEDLEELIRPTGFFRAKARSLLGLSAMLRDDYGGEVPGRLADLVKLPGVGRKTANVVLGNAFGVPGLTVDTHFGRLVRRWKWTEQEDPEKVEAEIAAIFPRSEWTMLSHRVIFHGRRVCHARKPACGACPIAPLCPSYGEGETDPEKARKLLKYEMGGRPGQRLNPPPDYPGSPAPPLGAD from the coding sequence GTGGGCGAACAGGGTGCGGGCAACCGGAAGAACCTGAAGAAAACGGCGGAGGGCAGGTCCGCGACGGCGAAGACCGGGACCGCCGGCTCCGGCTCGGCCAGGAGGGCGAAGCCGGCCGTGGCCGAGGCCGCCGGCACGGCCACGGCCGGTGCGCCGAAGAGGAAGCCGGGGCGGCCCGAATCGCATCTGGCCATGGTCCGCCGCGCCCGCCGGATCAACCGCGAGCTCGCCGAGGTCTATCCGTACGCCCACCCGGAGCTGGACTTCCGGAATCCGTTCGAGCTGCTCGTCGCCACGGTTCTCTCCGCCCAGACCACCGACCTGAGGGTCAACCAGACGACCCCCGCCCTCTTCGCCGCCTATCCCACCCCGGAGGACATGGCCGCGGCCGTCCCGGAGGACCTGGAAGAGCTGATCCGGCCGACCGGCTTCTTCCGGGCCAAGGCGAGGTCACTGCTGGGCCTGTCCGCCATGCTCCGGGACGACTACGGCGGCGAGGTGCCGGGGCGGCTCGCGGATCTCGTCAAGCTCCCGGGAGTCGGCCGCAAGACGGCCAACGTCGTCCTCGGCAACGCCTTCGGCGTCCCTGGACTCACCGTCGACACGCACTTCGGCCGGCTGGTCCGGCGGTGGAAGTGGACCGAGCAGGAGGACCCGGAGAAGGTCGAGGCCGAGATCGCGGCGATCTTCCCCAGGAGCGAGTGGACCATGCTCTCGCACCGCGTCATCTTCCACGGCCGGCGCGTCTGCCACGCCCGCAAGCCCGCCTGCGGCGCCTGCCCGATCGCCCCGCTGTGCCCTTCGTACGGTGAGGGCGAGACGGACCCGGAGAAGGCCCGCAAGCTGCTGAAGTACGAGATGGGCGGCCGGCCGGGCCAGCGGCTGAATCCGCCGCCGGACTACCCGGGAAGCCCCGCACCTCCCCTGGGCGCCGACTGA
- a CDS encoding alpha/beta hydrolase — protein MTVPDSSASGPLGPEDRAGHEGPAGPAGPAPAPSAPAGGPVRLDGPWTHRDVAANGARFHIAEMGDGPLVLLLHGFPQFWWTWRHQLPALAEAGFRAVAMDLRGVGGSDRTPRGYDPANLALDITGVVRSLGEPDAALVGHDMGGYLAWTAAVMRPKLVRRLVVSSMPHPRRWRSSMLSDFAQSRAGSYIWGFQRPWVPERQLVADDAALVAQLISDWAGPGKAEFPDEATLGVYRRAMAIPSTAHCSIEPYRWMVRSLARPDGIQFNRRMKRPVRVPTLHLHGSLDPAVRTRSSAGSGEYVEAPYRWRLFDGLGHFPHEEDPAGFSAELINWLKDSEPDR, from the coding sequence ATGACCGTCCCCGATTCCAGCGCATCCGGCCCTCTGGGCCCGGAGGACCGGGCGGGCCACGAAGGGCCGGCCGGCCCGGCGGGCCCCGCCCCCGCACCGTCCGCCCCGGCCGGCGGCCCCGTTCGCCTCGACGGTCCCTGGACGCACCGGGACGTCGCGGCGAACGGCGCCCGCTTCCACATCGCCGAAATGGGTGACGGGCCGCTGGTCCTCCTCCTGCACGGCTTCCCGCAGTTCTGGTGGACCTGGCGCCACCAGCTGCCCGCGCTCGCCGAGGCCGGCTTCCGGGCCGTGGCGATGGACCTGCGTGGCGTCGGCGGCAGCGACCGCACCCCCCGGGGCTACGACCCCGCCAACCTGGCGCTCGACATCACCGGCGTGGTCCGGTCGCTCGGCGAGCCGGACGCCGCCCTGGTCGGCCATGACATGGGCGGCTACCTGGCCTGGACGGCCGCCGTGATGCGCCCCAAGCTGGTGCGCCGGCTGGTCGTCTCCTCCATGCCCCACCCGCGGCGGTGGCGCTCCTCGATGCTCTCCGACTTCGCGCAGTCCCGGGCCGGCTCGTACATCTGGGGCTTCCAGCGGCCGTGGGTGCCGGAGCGTCAGCTCGTGGCCGACGACGCCGCGTTGGTGGCACAGCTGATCAGCGACTGGGCGGGTCCGGGCAAGGCGGAGTTCCCCGACGAGGCGACGCTGGGCGTCTACCGGCGTGCCATGGCCATCCCCTCGACGGCGCACTGCTCGATCGAGCCGTACCGCTGGATGGTGCGCTCGCTGGCCCGCCCGGACGGCATCCAGTTCAACCGGCGCATGAAACGGCCCGTCCGGGTGCCCACGCTGCATCTGCACGGTTCACTCGATCCGGCGGTCCGCACCCGCAGCTCGGCCGGATCCGGCGAGTACGTCGAGGCGCCCTACCGTTGGCGACTTTTCGACGGTCTGGGCCACTTCCCCCATGAGGAGGATCCGGCCGGATTCTCGGCCGAACTCATCAACTGGCTCAAGGATTCCGAGCCCGACCGCTAG
- a CDS encoding CoA pyrophosphatase: protein MKTHEPGTEQQGEERYSGTERGDAGGSGRRGGARDGRTDVVTAGPADDGVPVTVSAEGLPDWLDPVAGAARTVRPQQLSRFLPPESGAGRQSAVLVLFGEGARGPELLLMERAGSLRSHPGQPSFPGGSLDPEDGDQATTGPLRAALREAEEETGLDPRGVQIFGVLPRLYIPVSSFVVTPVLGWWRTPSPVGVVDPAETARVFTVPVADLTDPANRATAVHPSGHRGPAFLVESALVWGFTAGVIDRILHFAGWERPWDRARQVPLDWRA, encoded by the coding sequence ATGAAGACGCATGAACCCGGCACGGAACAGCAGGGCGAGGAGCGGTACAGCGGTACGGAACGCGGTGATGCGGGTGGGTCGGGCCGGCGCGGTGGCGCGCGTGACGGACGTACGGACGTCGTGACCGCCGGCCCGGCCGACGACGGCGTCCCGGTCACCGTCTCGGCCGAAGGGCTGCCCGACTGGCTCGATCCGGTGGCGGGCGCCGCGCGGACCGTGCGGCCGCAGCAGCTCAGCCGCTTCCTGCCGCCCGAGAGCGGCGCGGGGCGCCAGTCCGCCGTGCTCGTCCTGTTCGGCGAGGGCGCGCGCGGCCCCGAACTGCTTCTGATGGAACGGGCCGGAAGCCTGCGTTCCCATCCGGGGCAGCCGTCCTTCCCCGGTGGATCGCTCGACCCGGAGGACGGCGACCAGGCGACGACCGGGCCGCTGAGGGCGGCCCTGCGGGAGGCCGAGGAGGAGACCGGCCTCGACCCGCGCGGGGTGCAGATCTTCGGCGTGCTGCCCCGGCTCTACATCCCCGTGAGCAGCTTCGTGGTGACGCCCGTGCTCGGCTGGTGGCGTACGCCCAGTCCGGTCGGGGTCGTCGACCCCGCCGAGACGGCGCGGGTCTTCACGGTTCCCGTGGCGGATCTCACGGATCCGGCCAACCGGGCGACGGCCGTCCATCCCAGCGGCCACCGGGGCCCGGCATTTCTGGTCGAATCGGCGCTCGTCTGGGGGTTCACGGCCGGGGTGATCGACCGGATTCTGCACTTTGCGGGCTGGGAACGCCCGTGGGACAGAGCCAGGCAGGTGCCGCTCGACTGGCGCGCATGA
- a CDS encoding MarP family serine protease, whose amino-acid sequence MNVLDILLLAGAVWFAVIGYRQGFVVGILSVIGFLGGGLVAVYLLPVLWDQMTDGSEVSSTAAVVAVVIVIVCASIGQAFTTHLGNKLRRHITWSPARALDATGGALVNVVAMLLVAWLIGSALAGTSLPTLGKEVRSSSVLLGVSRVMPSQASTWFTDFSSVLAQNGFPQVFSPFANEPITEVRAPDPALVGSPVAARAKQSIVKVVGTAPSCGKVLEGTGFVFSDRRVMTNAHVVGGVDEPTVQIGGQGRLYDAKVVLYDWRRDIAVLDVPDLDVKPLRFADTESDAETGDSAIVAGFPENGAYDVRSARVRARIDANGPDIYHRGTVRRDVYSLYTTVRQGNSGGPLLTPEGKVYGVVFAKSLDDPDTGYALTADEIRDDITQGRTANQQVDSQGCAL is encoded by the coding sequence GTGAACGTGCTGGACATCCTGCTGCTGGCCGGCGCCGTGTGGTTCGCGGTCATCGGCTACCGCCAGGGGTTCGTCGTCGGCATTCTGTCGGTGATCGGGTTCCTGGGCGGCGGTCTCGTCGCCGTCTATCTGCTGCCGGTCCTGTGGGACCAGATGACGGATGGTTCGGAGGTCTCCTCCACCGCGGCCGTCGTCGCGGTCGTCATCGTGATCGTCTGCGCGTCGATCGGCCAGGCCTTCACCACCCATCTGGGCAACAAACTCCGCCGCCACATCACGTGGTCGCCCGCGCGTGCCCTGGACGCGACCGGCGGCGCCCTGGTCAATGTGGTGGCCATGCTGCTGGTCGCCTGGCTGATCGGGTCCGCCCTGGCGGGCACCTCGCTGCCGACGCTGGGCAAGGAGGTCCGCAGCTCCTCGGTCCTGCTGGGCGTCTCCCGGGTGATGCCGTCACAGGCGTCCACCTGGTTCACGGACTTCTCGTCGGTCCTCGCGCAGAACGGCTTCCCGCAGGTCTTCAGCCCATTCGCCAACGAACCGATCACCGAGGTCAGGGCCCCCGACCCGGCGCTGGTCGGCAGCCCCGTCGCCGCGCGCGCCAAGCAGTCCATCGTGAAGGTCGTGGGGACGGCCCCGAGCTGCGGCAAGGTCCTCGAAGGCACCGGGTTCGTGTTCTCCGACCGCCGGGTCATGACCAACGCCCACGTCGTCGGCGGCGTCGATGAGCCGACCGTCCAGATCGGGGGTCAGGGGCGCCTGTACGACGCGAAGGTCGTCCTCTACGACTGGCGGCGCGACATCGCCGTACTCGACGTACCCGACCTCGACGTGAAGCCGCTGCGGTTCGCGGACACCGAGAGCGACGCGGAGACGGGCGACAGCGCCATCGTCGCGGGCTTCCCGGAGAACGGCGCGTACGACGTACGCTCCGCGCGTGTCCGCGCCCGCATCGACGCCAACGGCCCCGACATCTACCACCGGGGCACGGTCCGCCGCGATGTGTATTCGCTCTACACCACGGTCCGCCAGGGCAACTCCGGCGGCCCGCTGCTGACCCCCGAGGGCAAGGTGTACGGAGTCGTGTTCGCGAAGTCGCTCGACGACCCGGACACCGGCTACGCGCTGACGGCGGACGAGATCCGCGACGACATCACGCAGGGACGCACCGCCAACCAGCAGGTCGACAGCCAGGGGTGCGCGCTCTAG